The Pseudomonas iranensis genome includes a window with the following:
- a CDS encoding DMT family transporter has product MFVLSKQSALAAASTSLFVLLWSSGAIFSKWGLAHASPFAFLLIRFAIALCGLVLLAPLLRLKLPKGGKPMLFAIATGLVLLGAYQIFYLLALDCKVTPGVMATIMGVQPILTVVLMERQRSTSRLFGLALGLAGLIMVVYQGIGLAGMSWAGMLFGLLALASMTLGSIMQKRITDNPLGTLPVQYLAGLLLCAVFVPFQPFHFEHSAGFIVPVLWMGLVVSVLATLLLYRLIARGNLVNVTSLFYLVTAVTAVTAVMDYLIFGNRLAALSVLGMLLIIVGLVFVFRKSS; this is encoded by the coding sequence ATGTTTGTCCTTTCGAAACAATCCGCGCTCGCGGCGGCGTCCACGAGCCTGTTCGTTCTGCTATGGAGCAGCGGGGCGATTTTCTCCAAGTGGGGCCTCGCCCATGCTTCGCCCTTTGCCTTTCTGCTGATTCGCTTCGCCATCGCCCTGTGCGGGCTGGTCTTGCTGGCGCCGCTGCTGAGATTGAAGCTGCCCAAGGGTGGCAAGCCGATGCTGTTCGCGATCGCCACGGGACTGGTGTTGCTCGGGGCCTATCAGATCTTTTATCTGCTGGCGCTGGATTGCAAAGTCACGCCGGGGGTAATGGCGACGATCATGGGCGTTCAGCCGATCCTTACCGTGGTCTTGATGGAACGGCAGCGTTCGACGAGCCGCCTGTTCGGCCTGGCGCTGGGTCTGGCCGGGCTGATCATGGTGGTTTACCAGGGCATCGGTCTGGCCGGAATGTCCTGGGCCGGCATGCTGTTCGGTTTGCTGGCGCTGGCGAGCATGACGCTCGGCTCGATCATGCAAAAACGCATCACCGACAATCCGCTCGGCACGCTGCCAGTGCAGTACCTGGCCGGCCTGTTGCTGTGCGCGGTGTTCGTACCGTTTCAGCCGTTTCACTTCGAGCACAGCGCGGGCTTCATCGTCCCGGTGTTATGGATGGGCCTGGTGGTTTCAGTGCTGGCGACGCTGTTGCTGTATCGACTGATCGCGCGGGGCAATCTGGTGAATGTCACCAGCCTGTTCTATCTGGTGACGGCGGTGACGGCGGTGACGGCGGTGATGGATTACCTGATTTTCGGTAATCGTCTGGCGGCGTTGAGCGTGTTGGGAATGCTGCTGATTATTGTCGGGTTGGTGTTTGTGTTCCGAAAAAGCAGTTAG
- a CDS encoding DMT family transporter: MSPVDIFRMLSLAAIWGASFLFMRIIAPVIGTIPTGFFRVSIAAAGLLVILGLMRISWDFKGKLKTVMLLGVINSGIPATLYSVAAQVLPAGYSAIFNATTPLMGVLIGGLFFSEKLTAAKLSGVFLGLFGVGVLTRAGPVAFDLQLLMGAVACLLATTCYGFAGFLARRWLDQAGGLDSRLSALGSMLGATLFLLPLFAYSAFTAPPVSWGGWQVWLSLLGLGLGCTAFAYIIYFRLLSSIGPVKSMTVTFMIPPFGVLWGALLLDEPLSMAHIYGGVLIAAALWLVLKPAVVKPAKVSVR; this comes from the coding sequence GTGAGCCCTGTCGATATTTTCCGCATGTTGTCGCTGGCCGCTATCTGGGGCGCGAGTTTTCTGTTCATGCGCATCATTGCCCCGGTGATCGGCACGATCCCGACCGGCTTCTTTCGGGTGTCGATCGCGGCTGCCGGGCTGCTGGTGATCCTTGGGCTGATGCGCATCAGCTGGGATTTCAAGGGCAAGCTGAAGACCGTGATGCTGCTGGGCGTAATCAACTCGGGGATTCCGGCGACACTGTATTCGGTTGCCGCCCAGGTATTGCCGGCCGGCTATTCGGCGATCTTCAACGCCACGACGCCGCTGATGGGCGTGTTGATTGGCGGTTTGTTCTTCAGCGAAAAGCTCACGGCGGCCAAGCTCAGCGGCGTGTTCCTCGGTCTGTTCGGCGTCGGTGTGCTGACGCGCGCCGGTCCCGTGGCCTTCGATCTGCAACTGCTGATGGGCGCGGTCGCCTGCCTGCTGGCGACCACTTGTTACGGCTTTGCCGGATTCCTTGCACGGCGCTGGCTGGATCAGGCCGGTGGGCTGGACAGCCGTTTGTCGGCACTGGGCAGCATGCTCGGGGCGACGTTGTTTTTGCTGCCGTTGTTCGCCTACAGCGCCTTCACTGCGCCGCCGGTGAGTTGGGGCGGCTGGCAGGTCTGGCTGTCGCTGCTCGGCCTGGGTCTGGGTTGCACGGCGTTTGCCTACATCATCTATTTCCGCCTGCTCAGCTCGATCGGCCCGGTGAAATCGATGACCGTGACCTTCATGATCCCGCCGTTCGGCGTGTTGTGGGGGGCGTTGTTGCTGGATGAGCCGTTGTCGATGGCGCACATTTATGGCGGGGTGCTGATTGCGGCGGCGTTGTGGCTGGTGTTGAAGCCGGCGGTGGTGAAGCCTGCAAAGGTGTCAGTCCGTTAG
- the aceK gene encoding bifunctional isocitrate dehydrogenase kinase/phosphatase: protein MSQQWPATEIARMILAGFDDYREHFRRITDGARERFEQARWQEAQAASAARISLYEEKVGETVARLREYFDEETLMNVSCWPLVKSAYISVIDLRFDDELSETWYNSIFCGLFSHDLISDGCMFIHTTRPSLRRARAAQTRTYKPQGQLSAMLASIFSDYRFSEDYADLPGDLLRLEAQLRENLPNWVCKDPELSVELFSSVLYRNKGAYLVGRIYTRDEQWPLVIPLLHREGRGIQIDALITDEADVSIIFSFTRSYFMVDVPVPAEFIGFLRRILPGKHIAELYTSIGFYKHGKSEFYRALINHLANTDDQFIMAPGVRGMVMSVFTLPGFNTVFKIIKDRFSPSKNVDRATVIEKYRLVKSVDRVGRMADTQEFADFRFPLSKFDPACLEELLEVAPSTVSVEGETVLIRHCWTERRMTPLNLYLENANDAQVREALEDYGLAIKQLAAANIFPGDMLLKNFGVTRHGRVVFYDYDEICFLTEANFRQIPQPRTPEDEMASEPWYSIGPLDVFPEEFPPFLFADSGQRKLFDQLHGELYNADYWKGLQEAIRAGKVIDVFPYRRKGLDNE, encoded by the coding sequence ATGTCGCAGCAATGGCCAGCCACCGAGATCGCCCGGATGATCCTCGCCGGCTTCGACGATTACCGCGAACATTTTCGCCGCATCACCGATGGTGCGCGGGAGCGCTTCGAACAGGCGCGCTGGCAAGAAGCCCAGGCCGCCTCGGCGGCGCGGATCAGTTTGTACGAAGAAAAGGTTGGCGAAACCGTCGCTCGCCTGCGCGAGTATTTCGACGAAGAGACCCTGATGAACGTCAGCTGCTGGCCGCTGGTGAAAAGCGCCTATATCAGTGTGATCGACCTGCGCTTCGACGATGAGCTGTCCGAAACCTGGTACAACTCGATTTTCTGCGGGCTGTTCAGCCACGACCTGATCAGCGACGGCTGCATGTTCATCCACACCACGCGCCCGAGCCTGCGCCGTGCCCGCGCCGCGCAAACCCGCACGTACAAGCCGCAGGGCCAGTTGTCCGCGATGCTCGCCAGTATCTTTTCCGACTACCGCTTCAGCGAGGATTACGCCGATTTGCCTGGCGACCTGCTGCGGCTCGAAGCGCAATTGCGCGAGAACCTGCCGAACTGGGTGTGCAAGGACCCGGAGCTAAGCGTCGAGCTGTTTTCCTCGGTGCTTTACCGCAACAAGGGCGCGTATCTGGTCGGACGCATTTACACCCGCGACGAGCAATGGCCGCTGGTGATTCCGCTGTTGCACCGCGAAGGTCGGGGCATTCAGATCGATGCGTTGATCACCGACGAAGCCGATGTGTCGATCATCTTCTCGTTTACTCGCTCGTATTTCATGGTCGATGTACCGGTGCCGGCGGAGTTCATCGGTTTTCTGCGACGCATTCTGCCGGGCAAGCACATCGCCGAGCTGTACACCTCGATCGGCTTCTACAAGCACGGCAAGTCGGAGTTTTACCGCGCGCTGATCAATCACCTGGCCAACACTGACGACCAGTTCATCATGGCCCCGGGCGTGCGCGGCATGGTCATGAGCGTGTTCACCCTGCCGGGTTTCAACACCGTATTCAAAATCATCAAGGACCGTTTCTCACCGTCGAAAAACGTCGATCGCGCCACGGTGATCGAAAAGTATCGTCTGGTGAAAAGCGTCGATCGGGTCGGGCGTATGGCCGATACCCAGGAATTTGCCGACTTTCGTTTTCCGCTGAGCAAGTTCGATCCGGCGTGCCTCGAAGAACTGCTAGAGGTCGCGCCATCCACGGTTTCGGTCGAAGGCGAAACCGTGCTGATCCGCCACTGCTGGACCGAGCGGCGGATGACTCCGCTCAACCTGTATCTGGAAAACGCCAACGACGCGCAAGTGCGCGAAGCGCTGGAAGATTACGGTCTGGCGATCAAGCAATTGGCGGCGGCGAATATTTTTCCCGGCGACATGCTGCTGAAAAACTTCGGCGTCACCCGTCACGGGCGCGTGGTGTTTTACGATTACGACGAAATCTGCTTCCTGACCGAAGCCAACTTCCGCCAAATCCCGCAACCGCGCACGCCGGAGGATGAAATGGCCTCCGAGCCGTGGTACTCGATCGGACCGCTGGACGTGTTTCCCGAGGAGTTTCCGCCGTTCCTGTTTGCCGATTCGGGCCAGCGGAAATTGTTCGATCAATTGCACGGCGAGTTGTACAACGCCGATTACTGGAAGGGCTTGCAGGAGGCGATTCGGGCGGGGAAGGTTATCGACGTCTTCCCATACCGGCGCAAAGGCCTCGACAACGAGTAG
- the hrpA gene encoding ATP-dependent RNA helicase HrpA: MTDESPSIDKLLKNLDHAMLADRHRLRRQLLELRKKPDEAKLAQWVARMQASCDQVLARRASLPVIRYDDSLPIAAKRDEIKKALEQHQVLIIAGETGSGKTTQLPKICLEIGRGQHGLIGHTQPRRIAARSVASRVAEELGTPLGALVGYQVRFEDQSDANTLIKLMTDGILLAETQNDRYLERYDTIIVDEAHERSLNIDFLLGYLKTLLPRRPDLKVIITSATIDLERFSKHFDDAPIVEVSGRTFPVETWYRPLTLEQDEEGNRVEDDLTVDQAILATLDEIAAYERSERRSPGDVLVFLPGEREIRDAADMLRKAQLKHTEILPLYARLSPAEQQRIFQSHPGRRVVLATNVAETSLTVPGIRYVIDSGTARISRYSYRAKVQRLPIEAISQASANQRKGRCGRVEPGICVRLYSEEDFLGRPEFTDPEILRTNLAAVILQMLHLRLGEITAFPFIEPPDGKAISDGFNLLQELSAVDRNSQLTPLGRQLARLPVDPRMGRMLLEAAKLGSLQEVLIVASAMSIQDPRERPPERQQAADQAHAQWKDPDSDFAGLVNLWRGFEEQRQALTANPLRNWCRKNFLNYLRLREWRDSHRQLSLICRDMQLSLNKEPADYPKLHKAVLVGLLSQIGQKTEDGDYLGARQRRFWIHPSSGIGKKRPQWLMTAELVETTKLYARMVAKIDADWIEPLAGHLIKKNHFEPHWEKKRGQVVAYEQITLFGLIVVGRRPVHYGPVDPVVSRELFIREGLVRGEIQSRAKCLSANQKLLEQLDELEAKARRRDILADEETLYAFYDARLPAEIHQTATFDSWYKVNSQKDPQLLIMREEDVLAREASEVTARDYPDTLHIGDLELALTYHFEPNHPRDGVTLRVPAPLLPMLPPERLEWLVPGLIEAKCIALVRNLPKALRKNFVPVPDFIKAALQRMTFAEGSLPQALGRELLRMTGARVSDDAWAEAAQQVESHLRMNLEIVDGEGKFLGEGRDLAELTARFAEASQAALAVPQSAKSQQPVEAKVFAPVAEKTQQKIAGLSMTVYPALVEEGGTVKEGRFSTPAEAEFQHRRALQRLLMQQLAEPAKFLRGKLPGQTELGLLYRELGRVDALVEDILLASLDSCILEGEDPLPRDGAGLAALAERKRGNWTEHAERVARLTLEILKIWHGLQKRFKGKIDLAQAVALNDIKQQIGNLVYPGFVRETPMQWLKELPRYLKAVEQRFEKLGAQVQKDRVWSGELAGLWAQYQTRAAKHAQEGKRDPQLELYRWWLEEYRVSLFAQQLGTKVPISDKRLSKQWSQVEP, encoded by the coding sequence ATGACCGACGAATCGCCCTCCATCGACAAACTGCTGAAAAACCTCGATCACGCCATGCTCGCCGACCGTCACCGGCTGCGGCGGCAGTTGCTTGAGCTGCGCAAGAAACCCGACGAAGCCAAACTGGCCCAGTGGGTGGCGCGGATGCAGGCGTCCTGTGATCAGGTACTGGCGCGTCGCGCGAGCCTGCCGGTGATTCGTTACGACGACAGTTTGCCGATCGCGGCCAAGCGCGACGAGATCAAAAAGGCCCTGGAGCAACATCAGGTGCTGATCATCGCCGGCGAAACCGGTTCGGGCAAAACCACCCAGTTGCCGAAGATCTGTCTGGAAATCGGGCGCGGCCAGCACGGTCTGATCGGCCATACCCAGCCGCGTCGGATCGCCGCGCGCAGTGTCGCCAGCCGTGTCGCCGAAGAGCTCGGCACGCCGCTCGGTGCGCTGGTCGGCTATCAGGTGCGCTTCGAGGATCAGAGCGATGCCAACACCCTGATCAAGCTGATGACCGACGGCATTCTGCTGGCGGAAACCCAGAACGATCGTTATCTGGAACGCTATGACACGATCATCGTCGACGAAGCACACGAACGCAGCCTCAACATCGATTTCCTCCTCGGCTACCTGAAAACCCTGCTGCCACGCCGTCCCGACCTCAAGGTCATCATCACGTCGGCGACCATCGATCTGGAGCGCTTCTCCAAGCACTTCGATGACGCGCCGATCGTCGAAGTGTCGGGTCGTACTTTCCCGGTGGAAACTTGGTACCGGCCGCTGACCCTGGAGCAGGACGAAGAGGGCAACCGGGTCGAGGACGACCTGACCGTCGATCAGGCGATTCTCGCCACTCTCGACGAAATCGCCGCCTACGAGCGCAGCGAACGACGCAGCCCCGGCGATGTGCTGGTGTTCCTGCCCGGCGAGCGCGAGATTCGCGACGCCGCCGACATGTTGCGCAAGGCCCAGCTCAAACACACCGAAATCCTGCCGCTGTACGCGCGCCTGTCGCCGGCTGAACAGCAGCGGATTTTCCAGTCGCATCCGGGCCGCCGCGTGGTGCTGGCGACCAACGTCGCCGAGACCTCGCTGACCGTGCCGGGCATTCGCTATGTGATTGACAGCGGCACCGCGCGCATCAGTCGTTACAGCTACCGCGCCAAGGTCCAGCGCTTGCCGATCGAAGCGATTTCCCAGGCCAGCGCCAATCAGCGTAAAGGTCGTTGCGGCCGGGTCGAGCCGGGTATCTGCGTGCGTTTGTACAGCGAAGAGGACTTCCTTGGGCGGCCGGAATTTACCGATCCGGAAATTCTGCGCACCAACCTCGCCGCCGTGATCCTGCAGATGCTCCATCTGCGCCTCGGCGAAATCACCGCGTTCCCGTTTATCGAGCCGCCGGACGGCAAGGCGATCAGCGACGGTTTCAACCTGCTGCAAGAGCTGTCGGCGGTGGATCGCAACAGTCAGCTGACACCGCTCGGTCGCCAGTTGGCGCGCTTGCCGGTCGACCCGCGCATGGGCCGCATGCTGCTGGAAGCGGCCAAGCTCGGCAGTCTGCAGGAAGTGCTGATCGTCGCCAGTGCGATGTCGATTCAGGACCCGCGCGAACGTCCACCGGAGCGTCAGCAAGCGGCGGATCAGGCCCATGCGCAATGGAAGGATCCGGATTCGGACTTCGCCGGGCTGGTCAATCTGTGGCGTGGTTTTGAAGAACAGCGCCAGGCGCTCACGGCCAATCCGCTGCGCAATTGGTGCCGGAAGAATTTCCTCAATTACCTGCGCCTGCGCGAGTGGCGTGATTCTCATCGTCAGTTGAGCCTGATCTGCCGCGACATGCAGTTGAGCCTGAACAAGGAGCCGGCGGATTATCCGAAGCTGCACAAAGCGGTGCTGGTCGGCTTGCTCAGCCAGATTGGCCAAAAAACCGAAGACGGCGATTACCTCGGCGCGCGGCAGCGGCGCTTCTGGATTCACCCGTCGTCGGGCATCGGCAAGAAGCGCCCGCAGTGGCTGATGACCGCCGAACTGGTGGAAACCACCAAGCTTTACGCGCGCATGGTCGCCAAGATCGATGCCGACTGGATCGAGCCGCTGGCCGGGCACCTGATCAAGAAGAATCACTTCGAGCCGCATTGGGAGAAGAAGCGCGGCCAGGTCGTAGCCTATGAGCAGATCACCCTGTTCGGCCTGATCGTCGTCGGTCGTCGCCCGGTGCATTACGGCCCGGTCGATCCGGTGGTATCTCGTGAGCTGTTTATCCGCGAAGGTCTGGTGCGCGGTGAGATTCAGTCGCGGGCCAAATGCCTGAGCGCCAATCAGAAACTGCTCGAGCAGCTCGACGAACTGGAGGCCAAGGCGCGCCGGCGCGACATTCTCGCCGACGAAGAAACCCTCTACGCCTTCTACGATGCGCGTCTGCCGGCGGAGATCCATCAGACCGCGACCTTCGACAGTTGGTACAAGGTCAACAGCCAGAAAGATCCGCAGTTGCTGATCATGCGCGAAGAAGACGTATTGGCCCGCGAGGCCAGCGAAGTCACCGCCCGTGATTACCCGGATACGTTGCACATTGGCGATCTGGAGCTGGCGCTGACTTATCATTTCGAACCCAATCACCCGCGCGACGGCGTGACCTTGCGCGTGCCGGCGCCGCTGCTGCCGATGTTGCCGCCGGAGCGTCTGGAATGGCTGGTGCCGGGCTTGATCGAGGCCAAGTGCATAGCCCTGGTGCGCAACCTGCCGAAAGCCCTGCGCAAGAACTTCGTGCCGGTGCCGGACTTCATCAAGGCCGCGTTGCAGCGCATGACTTTCGCCGAAGGTTCGCTGCCGCAAGCGCTCGGTCGCGAGCTGCTGCGCATGACCGGCGCGCGGGTCAGCGATGACGCGTGGGCGGAAGCGGCGCAGCAGGTTGAAAGCCATCTGCGCATGAACCTGGAAATCGTCGACGGCGAGGGCAAGTTTCTTGGCGAAGGCCGCGATCTGGCTGAGTTGACTGCACGTTTCGCCGAAGCCAGCCAGGCCGCGCTGGCGGTGCCGCAGAGTGCGAAAAGTCAGCAGCCGGTCGAGGCAAAAGTTTTCGCGCCGGTGGCGGAAAAGACCCAGCAGAAGATCGCCGGGTTGTCGATGACGGTGTACCCGGCGCTGGTGGAAGAGGGCGGCACGGTCAAGGAAGGGCGCTTCTCGACCCCGGCCGAAGCCGAGTTCCAGCACCGGCGCGCCTTGCAGCGTTTGCTCATGCAGCAATTGGCCGAGCCGGCGAAATTCCTCCGGGGCAAGTTGCCCGGGCAGACTGAACTGGGTCTGCTGTATCGCGAACTGGGCCGGGTCGATGCGCTGGTTGAAGACATTCTGTTGGCCAGCCTCGACAGCTGCATTCTCGAAGGCGAAGACCCGTTGCCCCGTGATGGCGCCGGATTGGCGGCACTGGCCGAGCGCAAGCGCGGCAACTGGACCGAGCACGCCGAGCGCGTCGCGCGGCTGACGCTGGAAATCCTCAAGATCTGGCACGGTCTGCAAAAACGCTTCAAGGGCAAGATCGATCTGGCGCAAGCGGTGGCACTCAACGACATCAAGCAGCAGATCGGCAATCTGGTCTATCCGGGTTTCGTCCGCGAAACGCCGATGCAGTGGCTCAAGGAGTTGCCGCGTTACCTGAAAGCGGTCGAGCAACGTTTCGAGAAACTCGGTGCGCAGGTGCAGAAGGATCGGGTCTGGAGCGGCGAACTCGCTGGCCTGTGGGCGCAATACCAGACCCGCGCGGCCAAGCATGCGCAGGAAGGCAAGCGTGATCCGCAGCTGGAGTTGTACCGCTGGTGGCTGGAGGAATACCGCGTGTCGTTGTTCGCGCAACAGTTGGGCACCAAAGTGCCGATCTCCGACAAGCGCCTGAGCAAACAGTGGAGCCAGGTCGAGCCCTGA
- a CDS encoding beta-ketoacyl-ACP synthase III: MHNVVISGTGLYTPANSISNEELVQSFNTYVAQFNADNAEAIASGEVQALTESSAAFIEKASGIKSRFVMDKDGILDPQRMAPRLPERSNDEWSVLCQMAVGAAEQALQRAGKTAADIDGVIVACSNLQRAYPAIAIEVQEALGIEGFGFDMNVACSSATFGIQAAANSVQLGQARAILMVNPEVCTGHLNFRDRDSHFIFGDAATAVIIERADLATSAYQFDVVSTKLLTKFSNNIRNNFGFLNRAAEEGIGARDKLFVQEGRKVFKDVCPMVAELIGEHLEENQLNVGDVKRFWLHQANLSMNHLIVRKLLGREATEEEAPVILDSYANTSSAGSVIAFHKYQDDLASGSLAVLSSFGAGYSIGSVLLRKR; the protein is encoded by the coding sequence ATGCATAACGTCGTCATCAGCGGCACCGGCCTGTACACACCGGCCAACAGCATCTCCAACGAAGAGCTGGTGCAGTCTTTCAATACTTACGTCGCCCAGTTCAACGCCGATAACGCCGAGGCCATTGCCAGCGGTGAAGTCCAGGCCCTGACCGAATCCAGCGCCGCGTTCATCGAAAAGGCCTCGGGCATCAAGAGCCGCTTTGTCATGGACAAGGACGGCATCCTCGATCCGCAACGCATGGCCCCGCGCCTGCCCGAGCGTTCCAACGATGAATGGTCGGTGCTCTGCCAGATGGCCGTTGGCGCTGCCGAACAAGCCCTGCAACGAGCCGGCAAAACCGCCGCCGACATCGACGGCGTGATCGTCGCCTGCTCCAACCTGCAACGCGCTTACCCGGCCATCGCCATCGAAGTCCAGGAAGCGCTGGGCATTGAAGGTTTCGGTTTCGACATGAACGTGGCGTGTTCTTCCGCCACCTTCGGCATCCAGGCCGCCGCCAACAGCGTGCAACTGGGCCAGGCGCGGGCGATCCTGATGGTCAACCCGGAGGTCTGCACCGGGCACCTGAACTTCCGTGATCGCGACAGCCATTTCATCTTCGGCGATGCCGCGACTGCGGTGATCATCGAACGCGCGGATCTGGCGACCTCCGCGTACCAGTTCGACGTGGTCAGCACCAAATTGCTGACCAAGTTCTCCAACAACATCCGCAACAACTTCGGTTTCCTCAACCGTGCGGCAGAAGAGGGCATTGGTGCCCGCGACAAGCTGTTCGTCCAGGAAGGCCGCAAGGTGTTCAAGGATGTCTGCCCGATGGTCGCCGAACTGATTGGCGAGCACCTGGAAGAGAACCAGCTCAACGTTGGCGACGTGAAGCGTTTCTGGCTGCACCAGGCCAATCTGAGCATGAACCACCTGATCGTGCGCAAGCTGCTCGGCCGCGAAGCTACCGAAGAAGAAGCCCCGGTGATTCTCGACAGCTACGCCAACACCAGCTCGGCCGGTTCGGTCATTGCCTTCCACAAATATCAGGATGATCTGGCCTCGGGTTCGCTGGCGGTGCTCAGCTCCTTCGGTGCCGGTTACTCGATTGGTAGCGTGTTGCTGCGCAAGCGCTGA
- a CDS encoding RNA polymerase sigma factor: MAADDTQLLTRLLAGEQNAFKELVTTYQSAMRAVAYAIVGQRHVEEVVQDAWLSVVRHLASFEGRSSLKTWLLTITANSAKNRYKHNRREVLLDDLPSPHGTIGDDRFSSSDGHWLVAPFAWHQDTPEALLTENELRECLEHTLLSLSELQSSVLLLRERQGLELEEICNLLEISLSNVRVLLHRARLKVFATVEHFEETGEC; encoded by the coding sequence ATGGCGGCTGACGACACCCAACTGCTCACGCGCCTGCTGGCGGGGGAGCAAAACGCTTTCAAGGAACTGGTCACCACCTATCAGAGCGCCATGCGCGCGGTGGCTTACGCGATTGTCGGCCAGCGTCATGTCGAGGAAGTGGTGCAGGATGCCTGGCTGTCGGTGGTGCGCCATCTGGCCAGCTTCGAAGGCCGTTCCAGCCTCAAGACCTGGTTGCTGACCATCACCGCCAATTCGGCGAAGAATCGCTACAAGCACAATCGCCGGGAAGTCCTGCTCGATGACCTGCCATCGCCCCACGGCACCATCGGTGACGATCGATTTTCCTCGAGCGACGGTCATTGGCTGGTCGCGCCGTTTGCCTGGCATCAGGACACCCCAGAGGCGCTGCTCACCGAAAACGAACTGCGCGAATGCCTCGAACACACGTTGCTGAGTCTGTCCGAGTTGCAGAGCAGTGTCCTGCTGTTGCGCGAACGCCAGGGTCTGGAGCTGGAAGAGATCTGTAATCTTCTGGAGATCTCGCTCTCCAATGTCCGCGTGCTGCTGCACCGGGCGCGCTTGAAGGTCTTCGCGACCGTGGAACATTTTGAGGAGACAGGAGAATGTTGA
- a CDS encoding anti-sigma factor family protein, giving the protein MLTCKEQVARSSDYLDGQLSFRETLMVRHHLLFCPNCRRFMRQMRVMQATLKALPEKPEENVDALAERLAEQRRKDNPL; this is encoded by the coding sequence ATGTTGACCTGCAAGGAGCAAGTGGCACGATCCAGCGATTATCTCGATGGCCAACTGAGCTTTCGCGAGACGCTGATGGTGCGTCATCACCTGTTGTTCTGCCCCAACTGCCGGCGCTTCATGCGGCAGATGCGTGTGATGCAGGCAACCCTGAAGGCGCTGCCGGAAAAACCGGAAGAGAACGTCGATGCTTTGGCTGAACGTCTGGCCGAGCAACGACGAAAAGACAACCCCCTGTAG
- a CDS encoding putative porin, with product MRLASTKTAAALCGGLLLAMSVPASAAVDAKLLDMLKANGSISQAQYIELQTELAKDQKAQQIAQQAQQETNEQVAAVAKKTNEQSLFDQKLAWAAKTQFKGDVRIRQETIKIDGEPNNGGRDKDRQRIRARLGAYTEINPQVDTGIRIATGGGDDARSTNQDQDNYFDKKQIWLDLGYIDYHPDQIKNLHVIGGKMLQPWVSMGDVIWDSDINPEGLAVTYKYPLGGSAELFGSLGNYNLKDNVDGDGVQFRHDLRLTAGQLGSRFNITDNLKMTVGGSVYAYQNDDDSRCTGTSTPCALAVNGNSANNEFRLYEGFSQIDIGGLPMPLSFYGQYVKNNDAVTDQDTAWLLGAKSKVFGFNLDYNYRDVQRNAVVGAFTDSDFANGTTGSRGHKFKVGYDIDKNFAVGATYFLTKADFASRSQRDADANTLQLDAEAKF from the coding sequence ATGCGTCTTGCTTCCACGAAAACTGCAGCGGCCCTGTGCGGCGGCTTGTTGCTGGCCATGAGCGTTCCGGCCAGTGCTGCAGTCGACGCCAAACTGCTCGACATGCTCAAGGCCAACGGGTCGATTTCCCAGGCGCAGTACATCGAGCTGCAAACAGAACTGGCCAAGGATCAGAAGGCTCAGCAAATCGCCCAACAGGCGCAGCAGGAAACCAACGAACAAGTGGCGGCGGTCGCGAAGAAGACCAACGAACAGAGCCTGTTTGACCAGAAACTGGCGTGGGCGGCGAAGACCCAGTTCAAGGGCGACGTACGTATCCGCCAGGAAACCATCAAGATCGACGGCGAGCCGAACAACGGCGGCCGCGACAAGGACCGCCAGCGCATCCGTGCGCGTCTGGGCGCCTATACCGAGATCAACCCGCAAGTCGACACCGGCATCCGTATCGCCACCGGCGGCGGTGACGACGCGCGCTCGACCAACCAGGATCAGGACAACTACTTCGACAAGAAGCAGATCTGGCTCGACCTCGGCTACATCGACTATCACCCGGATCAGATCAAGAACCTGCACGTGATCGGCGGCAAGATGCTGCAACCATGGGTAAGCATGGGCGACGTGATCTGGGACAGCGACATCAACCCGGAAGGTCTGGCCGTTACCTACAAATACCCACTGGGCGGCAGCGCCGAACTGTTCGGCAGCCTGGGTAACTACAACCTCAAGGACAACGTTGACGGCGACGGCGTGCAATTCCGCCACGACCTGCGCCTGACCGCTGGCCAGTTGGGCAGCCGCTTCAACATCACTGACAACCTGAAGATGACCGTCGGCGGCAGCGTTTACGCTTACCAGAATGACGATGACAGCCGCTGCACCGGCACCTCGACGCCGTGCGCGCTGGCAGTCAACGGCAACTCGGCGAACAACGAATTCCGTCTGTATGAAGGGTTCAGCCAGATCGACATCGGCGGCCTGCCAATGCCGCTGTCGTTCTACGGCCAGTACGTGAAGAACAACGATGCCGTGACCGATCAGGACACCGCATGGTTGCTCGGCGCCAAGTCGAAAGTCTTCGGCTTCAACCTCGACTACAACTATCGCGACGTGCAGCGCAACGCCGTGGTCGGCGCCTTCACCGACTCCGACTTTGCCAACGGCACCACCGGTTCGCGCGGGCACAAGTTCAAGGTCGGTTACGACATCGACAAGAACTTCGCCGTCGGCGCCACGTACTTCCTGACCAAGGCCGACTTCGCCAGTCGCAGCCAGCGCGATGCAGATGCCAACACCCTGCAGCTGGATGCTGAAGCGAAGTTCTAA